A genomic region of Anaerolineales bacterium contains the following coding sequences:
- a CDS encoding glycosyl hydrolase 53 family protein has protein sequence MPTTLPAPPAGSAVLKGYGISPLGFPGDYSQYPQFLEEVAGLPNGAVMFNGAWRDSIDSRGQPPQAAAGLMQAAAQYGFTPIIVFGWRSGAQLHLDLPTNATNNWSNAEARALFIQMLVGFAAEHHPPYLFLGNENDEYFITQPEDYVRWVEVYNQAYDAIKAASPATQVGPIFQYERMAGLGLLNGWNEAHWGALDAHDLNKVDVVGITLYPWFSVATPQQIPDDYLAPLLQHTGATPIAITETGWPADTQGLQTPWQASPQTQVAYVDALQRILQGTSVSILNWLFINPIAAEPNSLEVQLFGSISLRTVSGDKRPVYDAWVNFLP, from the coding sequence TTGCCAACCACACTGCCCGCACCTCCGGCGGGCAGTGCTGTACTCAAAGGCTACGGCATCTCGCCGCTGGGCTTCCCGGGCGATTACAGCCAGTATCCCCAATTCCTTGAAGAAGTAGCCGGCCTGCCCAACGGCGCAGTCATGTTCAACGGCGCTTGGCGTGATTCGATCGACAGCCGCGGCCAGCCGCCGCAGGCAGCTGCCGGTCTCATGCAGGCCGCGGCCCAATACGGCTTCACCCCCATCATCGTCTTTGGCTGGCGCAGCGGCGCCCAGCTGCATCTGGATCTCCCCACGAACGCCACCAACAACTGGAGCAATGCCGAGGCGCGTGCCTTGTTCATCCAAATGCTGGTGGGCTTTGCCGCCGAGCACCATCCGCCCTATCTCTTCCTCGGTAACGAGAACGATGAATACTTCATCACCCAGCCCGAGGACTATGTGCGCTGGGTCGAGGTCTACAACCAGGCCTATGACGCCATCAAGGCCGCCTCGCCTGCAACCCAGGTCGGCCCCATCTTTCAGTATGAGCGCATGGCCGGCCTCGGCCTGCTCAACGGCTGGAACGAAGCCCACTGGGGCGCGCTCGACGCCCACGATCTGAACAAGGTGGATGTCGTCGGCATTACGCTCTACCCCTGGTTCAGCGTTGCCACTCCCCAGCAGATTCCGGATGACTATCTGGCTCCCCTCTTACAGCACACCGGCGCCACACCGATTGCGATCACTGAAACGGGCTGGCCTGCGGATACACAAGGGCTGCAGACACCTTGGCAGGCCAGCCCGCAGACGCAGGTGGCCTATGTGGATGCGCTGCAGCGCATACTTCAAGGGACCAGCGTAAGCATCCTAAACTGGTTGTTCATCAACCCTATCGCCGCCGAACCCAACTCGTTGGAAGTGCAGTTATTTGGCAGCATATCTCTACGCACTGTCAGCGGGGACAAACGCCCCGTGTACGACGCATGGGTCAACTTCCTGCCCTAG
- a CDS encoding acyl-CoA dehydrogenase: MAYTPSYITEEHEMLRQAARDFAQKEIAPIAAEHDESGEFPLATIRKMGKMGFMGIEVPEDYGGAGMDTLAYVLALEEICKADAAHGTVMSVNNSLFCHGIMKFGSEEQKQKYVRGVATGEKIGAYSLTEPMSGSDAATMRSRAVKDGDHYVINGRKSWVTSAPVADYILLFTMTDPDKGAKGISAFLVDSDQPGFERGKPEPKLGIRASATSEIVFDNYRTPASSLLGNEGDGFKIAMTVLDAGRIGIAAQALGIAEAAYEASVGYVREREAFGAKIGEFQGTSFKIADMKTRIEAARGLIHNAALAKERSKDSGERYTLEASMAKLYASETAMFCAHHAVQIHGGMGYSKELPVERYFRDAKITEIYEGTSEIQRMVIARMETGLR, encoded by the coding sequence ATGGCTTATACCCCCAGCTACATCACTGAAGAGCACGAGATGCTGCGCCAGGCGGCGCGCGATTTCGCACAGAAAGAAATTGCACCCATTGCCGCTGAACACGACGAGAGCGGCGAGTTCCCCCTGGCCACCATCCGCAAGATGGGCAAGATGGGCTTCATGGGCATCGAAGTGCCGGAGGACTACGGCGGCGCCGGAATGGACACGCTGGCCTACGTGCTCGCCCTGGAGGAGATCTGCAAAGCGGATGCCGCCCACGGTACGGTGATGTCAGTCAATAACTCTCTCTTCTGCCATGGCATCATGAAGTTTGGCAGCGAGGAGCAAAAACAAAAATACGTCCGTGGCGTAGCCACAGGCGAGAAGATTGGCGCCTACTCGCTCACCGAGCCCATGTCTGGCTCAGACGCTGCCACCATGCGTAGCCGCGCCGTCAAAGACGGCGATCATTACGTCATCAACGGCCGCAAAAGCTGGGTCACCAGCGCCCCGGTGGCCGATTACATTCTGCTCTTCACCATGACCGATCCTGATAAGGGTGCCAAGGGCATCAGCGCCTTTTTGGTGGATAGTGACCAGCCCGGCTTTGAGCGCGGCAAGCCCGAGCCCAAGCTCGGCATCCGCGCCTCAGCCACCAGCGAGATCGTCTTCGACAATTACCGCACCCCGGCCAGCAGCCTGCTGGGTAACGAGGGCGATGGCTTCAAGATCGCCATGACGGTGCTGGATGCTGGGCGCATCGGCATCGCCGCCCAGGCGCTCGGCATCGCCGAAGCCGCCTACGAGGCCAGCGTGGGGTATGTGCGCGAGCGCGAAGCCTTCGGCGCCAAGATCGGCGAGTTCCAGGGCACCAGCTTCAAGATCGCCGACATGAAGACCCGCATCGAGGCCGCCCGCGGCCTGATCCACAACGCCGCACTGGCCAAAGAACGCAGCAAGGACAGCGGCGAGCGCTATACGCTGGAAGCCTCGATGGCCAAGCTCTACGCCTCCGAGACCGCCATGTTCTGCGCCCATCACGCCGTGCAGATTCACGGCGGCATGGGCTACAGCAAAGAGCTGCCGGTGGAGCGCTACTTCCGCGACGCCAAGATCACCGAGATCTACGAAGGCACCAGCGAGATTCAGCGCATGGTCATCGCCCGTATGGAGACCGGGCTGCGCTAG
- a CDS encoding alpha/beta fold hydrolase, with protein MKLRLIRLAILCCVLLAACTLPQAGAAGLPTPFIVRSSATATFTASPSPSATLTPTATPLPLHPLSIEYLRQRSYPATQLTIEEVLENGSNYARYIASYLSDGLKQYGLLTVPFGEVPATGWPVIIFNHGYIAPQEYRTTERYIAYVDRLASAGYIVFRPDYRGHDRSEGIARGAYGRPDYVIDVLNATAALKAYADADPNRIGMWGHSMGGYITLRAMVVDPDIKAGVIWAGVISAYADMIDIGGRPRFGTRSLLEPTARQRPTPNSGLRSRPTATWTNSPARCSCTTGAAMPPCRFLCHTKWPSKPAPPGKPPSCLSMMAIITTSPPIFPLPCGARSNFSICT; from the coding sequence GTGAAGCTCCGCCTTATCCGCCTGGCGATCCTCTGTTGTGTGCTGCTGGCCGCATGCACCCTCCCGCAGGCCGGCGCGGCAGGTTTGCCCACCCCGTTCATCGTGCGCAGCAGCGCTACCGCCACCTTCACCGCCAGCCCTAGCCCCAGCGCCACCCTCACCCCGACGGCGACCCCGCTGCCGCTGCATCCGTTAAGTATCGAGTACTTGCGCCAGCGCAGTTACCCGGCCACGCAGCTCACCATCGAAGAAGTGCTGGAAAACGGCAGTAATTACGCCCGCTACATTGCCTCGTATCTATCGGATGGGCTTAAGCAATATGGCCTGCTCACGGTTCCCTTCGGGGAAGTACCCGCCACGGGCTGGCCCGTGATCATCTTCAACCACGGCTATATTGCCCCGCAGGAATACCGCACTACCGAGCGTTATATTGCTTACGTAGATCGCCTGGCCAGCGCCGGCTATATTGTCTTCCGCCCGGATTACCGCGGGCACGACCGCTCGGAGGGCATCGCCCGCGGTGCCTATGGCCGGCCCGACTACGTGATCGATGTACTCAATGCCACCGCCGCGCTGAAGGCCTATGCCGATGCGGACCCCAACCGCATTGGGATGTGGGGCCATTCGATGGGCGGCTATATCACCCTGCGCGCCATGGTGGTGGACCCGGACATTAAGGCGGGCGTGATCTGGGCCGGGGTTATCTCCGCCTACGCCGATATGATCGATATCGGCGGCAGGCCGCGCTTTGGCACGCGCAGCCTGCTCGAACCTACGGCCCGCCAACGGCCGACCCCGAATTCTGGGCTTCGCTCTCGGCCAACAGCTACCTGGACGAACTCTCCGGCCCGCTGCAGTTGCACCACGGGAGCAGCGATGCCACCGTGCCGGTTTTTATGTCATACCAAGTGGCCGAGCAAGCCCGCGCCGCCGGGCAAACCGCCGAGCTGTTTATCTATGATGGCGATAATCACAACCTCTCCACCTATTTTTCCGCTGCCATGCGGCGCACGATCGAATTTTTCGATCTGTACGTAA
- the lepA gene encoding translation elongation factor 4: MQHIRNFCIIAHIDHGKSTLADRLLQLTGTVSARDMQAQVLDSMDLEREKGVTIKASAVRMQYKANDGQTYELHLIDTPGHVDFGYEVSRALEACEGAILIVDATQGVQAQTLANLYLALGSDLEIIPVINKIDMPAADPVRVTAEIVELLGVPEEDVLQISAKSGLNIESVLEAVVQRVPPPKGNPDAPLRALIFDSHYDTYKGVVAYVRVMDGSVVGEEPLRLMATGAEFKPIEVGSFTPRLTAGASLNTGEVGYVATGYKSVAECRVGDTLTYKANPASEPLPGYRQVKSMVFAGIYPVEGDDYQELKEALEKLQLNDASLVYEPETSQALNFGFRCGFLGMFHMEIIQERLEREYDLDIIVTAPSVAYEVVLHSGETRRIDSPAELPDEGEIAEVREPWMDIQIFTPTAYYGPVMEMVKRRRGIFTGQDHPGKDRVQLSFEIPLAEIIVDFFDQLKSVTRGYASLDYQFKEYRADRLVKLEIHVNYEPVDAFTTIVHKDAAYHKGQALITKLKDLIPRQLFVVPIQAVSQGRVISRANVQAMRKDVLAKCYGGDITRKRKLLEKQKKGKKRMKMVGSVEIPQEAFLAVLRLSDDKN, encoded by the coding sequence ATGCAACATATCCGTAACTTCTGCATCATTGCCCATATTGACCACGGCAAGTCCACGCTGGCGGACCGTTTGCTGCAACTCACCGGCACGGTGTCGGCGCGAGATATGCAAGCCCAAGTGCTGGACAGCATGGACCTGGAGCGCGAAAAGGGCGTCACCATCAAGGCCTCCGCCGTGCGCATGCAGTACAAGGCCAATGACGGGCAGACCTATGAGTTGCATCTGATCGATACCCCGGGCCACGTAGATTTTGGCTACGAGGTCAGCCGCGCCCTGGAAGCCTGCGAAGGTGCCATCCTGATCGTGGATGCCACCCAGGGCGTGCAGGCGCAGACGCTGGCCAACCTGTACCTGGCGTTGGGTTCGGATCTGGAGATCATTCCGGTGATCAACAAGATCGATATGCCGGCCGCCGACCCGGTCCGCGTGACGGCTGAGATCGTTGAGCTGCTCGGCGTGCCCGAAGAGGATGTGCTGCAAATTTCCGCTAAGTCGGGCTTGAATATCGAGAGTGTGCTCGAAGCGGTGGTGCAGCGCGTACCGCCGCCCAAGGGCAACCCGGACGCGCCGCTGCGCGCCCTGATCTTTGACTCGCACTACGACACCTACAAAGGGGTTGTGGCCTATGTGCGTGTGATGGATGGCAGCGTGGTGGGCGAGGAGCCGCTGCGCTTGATGGCCACCGGTGCGGAGTTCAAGCCGATCGAAGTCGGCAGCTTCACCCCGCGGCTCACCGCCGGGGCCAGCCTCAACACCGGCGAGGTCGGCTACGTGGCGACCGGCTATAAGTCCGTGGCCGAATGCCGCGTAGGCGACACGCTTACCTATAAAGCCAACCCGGCCAGCGAACCGCTGCCCGGTTACCGCCAGGTTAAATCGATGGTCTTCGCTGGCATCTACCCAGTAGAGGGCGACGACTACCAGGAGCTCAAAGAAGCGCTGGAGAAGCTGCAGCTCAACGATGCCTCACTGGTCTACGAGCCAGAGACTTCGCAAGCGCTCAACTTCGGCTTCCGTTGTGGTTTCCTCGGTATGTTCCATATGGAGATCATTCAGGAGCGCCTGGAGCGCGAGTACGACCTGGACATCATCGTTACCGCACCCTCCGTCGCTTACGAAGTGGTGCTGCACAGTGGCGAGACGCGCCGCATTGATTCGCCCGCCGAGCTACCCGACGAGGGTGAGATCGCCGAGGTGCGTGAGCCGTGGATGGACATTCAGATATTTACGCCCACCGCCTATTACGGCCCGGTGATGGAAATGGTCAAGCGCCGCCGCGGGATTTTCACCGGGCAAGACCACCCGGGCAAAGACCGCGTGCAGCTGAGCTTTGAGATCCCGCTGGCCGAGATCATTGTCGATTTTTTCGACCAGTTGAAATCGGTGACGCGCGGCTATGCCTCGCTGGACTACCAATTCAAGGAATACCGCGCCGACCGCCTGGTGAAGCTGGAGATCCACGTCAATTATGAGCCGGTGGATGCCTTCACTACCATCGTGCACAAAGATGCCGCCTATCACAAGGGTCAGGCGCTGATCACCAAGCTCAAAGATTTGATCCCGCGCCAATTGTTTGTGGTGCCGATCCAGGCGGTTTCGCAGGGGCGCGTGATCTCGCGCGCCAATGTGCAAGCCATGCGCAAGGACGTGCTGGCTAAATGTTATGGCGGTGATATCACCCGCAAACGCAAGCTGCTCGAAAAGCAAAAGAAGGGGAAGAAGCGCATGAAGATGGTGGGCAGTGTAGAAATTCCACAAGAGGCCTTCCTGGCGGTATTGCGCCTGAGCGATGACAAAAACTAA
- a CDS encoding flippase-like domain-containing protein — MTKTNASTPNPWLRLLPGLLVTAAAVVGLFYFIDVDQLGPALRIADFSWFPLVVLLFFGTLLTRSLAWRTILQERASIKEAFLVVNQAYLLNNVLPFRLGELGRALLISNRAKLSFWEALSTVVVERVFDLGLAAALLLFTLPLVVGAEWARTAAYVSLGLVGIGFGLLFWMASNPKQVPALIQRLTGRWPALREWLVDKAGAFTEGLSALRDGKRFLQVLFWMVLTWLFNVAWYFVLMRAFFPMAQWLWAFFSIGVSSLGVALPSSPGYIGVFEGVLVGALSFFNADPAIALAYAVVGHLTYFVITGIIGIIGFWQQGESLGDIYRTLLNRQA; from the coding sequence ATGACAAAAACTAACGCCTCTACGCCCAATCCCTGGCTGCGCTTACTGCCCGGCTTGCTGGTCACCGCCGCCGCCGTGGTGGGCCTGTTCTACTTTATTGATGTTGACCAACTCGGCCCGGCTTTGCGCATTGCTGACTTTAGCTGGTTCCCGCTGGTGGTGCTGCTGTTCTTCGGCACTCTGCTGACGCGCAGCCTGGCCTGGCGTACCATCTTGCAGGAACGCGCCTCCATCAAGGAGGCGTTTCTGGTGGTCAACCAGGCCTATCTGCTCAACAATGTGCTGCCCTTCCGCCTCGGCGAGTTGGGGCGCGCCCTGCTGATCAGCAACCGCGCCAAGCTCAGCTTCTGGGAGGCGCTCTCCACCGTGGTGGTCGAGCGCGTTTTCGATCTCGGCTTGGCCGCCGCGCTGCTGCTCTTCACCCTGCCGCTGGTGGTGGGCGCGGAGTGGGCGCGTACCGCCGCCTACGTTTCGCTGGGTTTGGTGGGGATTGGCTTTGGCCTGCTGTTCTGGATGGCCAGCAACCCCAAGCAGGTACCGGCGCTGATCCAGCGCCTCACCGGCCGCTGGCCGGCGCTGCGCGAGTGGCTGGTGGATAAGGCTGGCGCCTTCACGGAAGGGCTCTCAGCCCTGCGCGATGGCAAACGCTTTTTGCAGGTGCTGTTTTGGATGGTGCTGACCTGGTTGTTCAACGTAGCCTGGTACTTCGTGCTGATGCGCGCCTTTTTCCCCATGGCGCAATGGCTATGGGCCTTCTTCAGTATTGGCGTATCCTCGTTGGGCGTGGCGTTGCCCTCATCGCCGGGCTACATCGGCGTATTTGAGGGCGTGCTGGTGGGCGCGCTAAGCTTCTTCAATGCAGACCCCGCCATCGCGCTGGCCTATGCCGTGGTGGGCCACCTCACCTATTTTGTGATCACTGGCATCATCGGTATCATTGGCTTCTGGCAACAGGGTGAATCCCTGGGTGATATTTACCGAACCTTGCTTAACCGGCAGGCCTGA
- a CDS encoding DNA alkylation repair protein yields the protein MSAKLNAILKQLKSQGTAKNLAGMMRFSISTEKAFGVPHPALHAIAKQYRRDHALARELWESGYHEARLLAAFVDDPKQVTKTQMDAWVRDFNSWDICDTVTGHLFEPTPHAFDKAYQWTRSKREFVRRAGLAMMAWLAVHRKKEPEDTFLRFFPAIEAVADDERNFVKKASSWALRQLGKRSQFLNKHAVAVATRIARAAEVSGSKSARWVAADVLREITNAKTLARLR from the coding sequence ATGAGCGCTAAACTCAACGCCATTCTCAAGCAGCTCAAATCCCAAGGCACAGCCAAGAACCTGGCTGGTATGATGCGCTTTAGCATCTCAACTGAGAAAGCCTTCGGCGTGCCGCACCCGGCGTTGCACGCCATCGCCAAGCAGTACCGCCGCGACCACGCGCTGGCGCGGGAGCTCTGGGAGAGTGGCTACCACGAAGCGCGGTTGCTGGCTGCGTTTGTGGATGACCCCAAGCAGGTTACCAAGACCCAGATGGATGCCTGGGTGCGTGATTTCAACTCCTGGGACATTTGCGATACAGTGACCGGCCACCTGTTTGAGCCCACGCCACATGCCTTCGATAAGGCCTATCAGTGGACGCGCTCCAAACGTGAGTTTGTGCGCCGCGCTGGGCTGGCGATGATGGCCTGGTTGGCCGTGCATCGCAAAAAGGAGCCAGAGGACACCTTCCTGCGCTTCTTTCCGGCTATTGAAGCCGTGGCGGATGACGAGCGCAATTTTGTAAAAAAGGCCAGCAGTTGGGCGCTGCGCCAGCTGGGCAAGCGTAGCCAGTTTCTCAACAAGCACGCCGTGGCCGTGGCCACGCGTATTGCGCGTGCCGCCGAGGTCAGCGGTTCCAAGTCCGCCCGCTGGGTGGCCGCCGATGTGCTGCGCGAGATCACCAACGCCAAGACCTTGGCACGCTTGCGTTAG
- a CDS encoding DsbA family oxidoreductase produces the protein MKIDIWSDIACPFCYAGTTQLNQALAGFAHKDQVEIVHHSFQLDPNAPFVAEQSINAMLAAKRGISEDQADHMNQQVAEMFAGLGLEMNHHAAKMVNTLHGHRLVHFAASQGKQAAMLARLFKAYFTDGLSVADSETLVQLASEVGLDAQAARAALESDAYTAEVQADLGQAAQYGIQGVPFFIFDGKYAVSGAQGTQAFSQALDQIWQELYPAAA, from the coding sequence ATGAAAATTGATATTTGGAGCGACATCGCCTGCCCCTTCTGCTATGCGGGCACTACCCAGCTCAACCAAGCCCTGGCTGGCTTCGCCCACAAAGACCAGGTGGAGATCGTGCATCACAGCTTTCAGTTGGACCCCAACGCACCGTTCGTGGCCGAGCAAAGCATCAATGCCATGCTGGCGGCCAAGCGCGGCATCAGCGAGGACCAAGCCGATCACATGAACCAGCAAGTAGCCGAGATGTTTGCCGGGCTGGGCCTGGAGATGAACCACCACGCCGCCAAGATGGTGAACACCTTGCACGGCCACCGGCTGGTGCACTTCGCCGCCAGCCAGGGCAAGCAGGCCGCCATGCTGGCGCGCCTGTTCAAGGCGTACTTCACAGACGGGCTGAGCGTGGCCGATAGCGAAACGCTGGTGCAGTTGGCCAGCGAAGTGGGGCTGGATGCGCAGGCGGCGCGTGCCGCCTTGGAATCAGATGCTTACACTGCCGAAGTGCAGGCGGATCTGGGCCAGGCAGCCCAGTATGGCATCCAGGGTGTGCCCTTCTTTATCTTCGACGGCAAGTACGCCGTCTCCGGTGCTCAAGGTACCCAAGCCTTCAGCCAGGCGCTCGATCAGATCTGGCAGGAGCTGTACCCCGCCGCGGCCTAA
- a CDS encoding ABC transporter substrate-binding protein: MHIRKLLLPTLLALALSACRSTLDTVPLRVTSETATTRTIEHTFGTTEIPAAPQRVIALGEEGLLADLLDAGITPLASIVNLPDYLPALIAPQEVAGVELYSSSTSVSLERLAALEPDVIIGTAFFVDRIGYAKLSQIAPTIAVAGENEVENYAQTLAALGLADEATSKVAAFEAALQAARSQLGSAVDASVAAIYPGNSVAVFTDRPRTVPWLLRQLGVSLHPDGSEEGLSLRDGRAFISLERLDLLSGTQLFLLQNDSVEGEADSLAEVSANPLWQQIPAVQAGRVTVLDRLGYPGFRGVNALLQDLMEALNSCRITKSPAMFAGLSL, encoded by the coding sequence ATGCATATTCGAAAGCTCTTGCTCCCCACCCTGCTGGCTTTGGCCCTGTCGGCCTGCCGCAGCACTCTGGACACCGTGCCGCTGCGCGTGACAAGTGAAACCGCCACCACGCGCACCATCGAGCACACCTTTGGCACTACCGAAATTCCCGCCGCCCCGCAGCGCGTGATCGCCCTGGGCGAAGAGGGCCTGCTGGCGGATCTGCTCGACGCAGGGATCACCCCGTTGGCCTCGATCGTTAACCTGCCTGACTATTTGCCAGCCCTGATCGCCCCGCAAGAGGTGGCCGGCGTGGAGTTGTATTCCTCCTCCACTAGCGTATCGCTTGAGCGCCTGGCGGCCCTGGAGCCTGATGTGATCATCGGTACGGCATTCTTTGTGGACCGCATCGGTTATGCCAAACTCTCCCAAATCGCCCCCACCATTGCTGTGGCCGGTGAGAATGAAGTGGAGAACTACGCGCAAACCCTGGCCGCCTTGGGGTTGGCCGACGAAGCCACCAGCAAGGTGGCCGCCTTTGAGGCCGCGCTGCAAGCGGCGCGCAGCCAACTGGGCAGCGCAGTAGATGCTTCGGTGGCGGCCATCTACCCCGGCAACAGCGTGGCCGTCTTTACCGATCGCCCGCGCACGGTGCCCTGGCTGCTGCGCCAGCTCGGCGTCAGCCTGCATCCGGATGGCAGCGAGGAAGGCTTGAGCCTCCGCGATGGCCGCGCCTTCATCAGCCTCGAGCGCCTCGATCTGCTCTCCGGCACACAGCTTTTCTTGCTGCAAAACGATAGCGTGGAGGGGGAAGCAGACTCATTGGCCGAAGTTTCCGCTAACCCGCTATGGCAGCAGATTCCGGCGGTGCAAGCTGGGCGGGTCACGGTGTTGGATCGCCTGGGCTACCCTGGCTTCCGCGGCGTGAACGCGCTGCTGCAAGATCTGATGGAAGCGCTGAACAGTTGCCGAATAACAAAAAGCCCCGCAATGTTTGCGGGGCTTTCTTTATGA
- a CDS encoding aspartyl/glutamyl-tRNA amidotransferase subunit A — MHLADLSAHQLAELVKKKEVSALEATEAALERVRAVDGEPGRLDGPADDVEKVHAFITVTDERARQQAKDIDARLAKGEVPGPLAGVPYTVKDIFAVKDVLTTAASRILSNFVAPYTATPVARMDAAGAVMLGKVNLDEFTYGSSNESSAYQPAARNPWNPAHVPGGSSGGSAAAVAAGEGALSLGTDTAGSIRQPAAFCGIVGMKPTYGRVSRYGLIAFGSSLDCPGPMARNVRDTALMLNAIAGPDPRDSTAAATPASDYTAALEEGVKGLRIGLSPDYDKITFFNAETGEIDSQPLPKEIAAAVLRAADKLSDAGARIIENVPMPHTRYGIPAYFVISRVEAASNLHRFDGVKYGYRTALKPKDLRDLYRKTRAEGFGPQPKLRILMGMYVSAAQYSEQYYHRALQVRSLIRGDFDTAFDANGTHKLDALLTATTPTTAFPVGDIYGDSVLMQYADQLAVPANHAGVPAISLPAGLSGDKLPLGIQLVGPDFSEATLLRTARAYEAATEGDAWRSERPQVLANI, encoded by the coding sequence ATGCATCTCGCTGATCTCTCTGCCCACCAGCTCGCTGAGCTTGTTAAGAAGAAGGAAGTCTCTGCACTGGAGGCTACCGAAGCTGCGTTGGAGCGCGTACGCGCCGTGGACGGCGAACCCGGCCGCTTGGACGGCCCGGCCGATGATGTGGAGAAGGTGCACGCCTTCATTACTGTGACGGATGAACGTGCCCGCCAGCAGGCCAAAGACATTGACGCCCGCCTGGCTAAAGGTGAGGTGCCCGGCCCGTTGGCCGGTGTCCCCTACACCGTCAAGGATATTTTTGCGGTCAAAGACGTACTCACCACGGCCGCCTCGCGCATCCTCTCCAACTTTGTAGCGCCCTATACGGCAACCCCGGTAGCGCGCATGGATGCGGCCGGTGCGGTGATGCTGGGCAAGGTCAATCTGGATGAGTTCACCTATGGCTCGTCCAACGAGTCATCTGCGTACCAGCCCGCCGCACGCAACCCGTGGAACCCAGCGCATGTGCCCGGCGGCTCCAGCGGTGGCAGCGCTGCCGCGGTGGCTGCGGGCGAGGGCGCGCTTTCGCTGGGCACGGACACGGCCGGCTCGATCCGCCAGCCCGCGGCGTTCTGTGGCATTGTGGGCATGAAGCCCACCTATGGCCGCGTCTCGCGCTATGGCCTGATCGCCTTCGGCTCCTCGTTGGATTGCCCAGGCCCGATGGCGCGCAACGTGCGCGATACGGCGTTGATGCTGAATGCCATCGCCGGGCCAGACCCGCGCGATAGCACCGCGGCGGCCACGCCGGCCTCGGATTACACCGCCGCGCTGGAGGAGGGCGTGAAGGGGCTGCGCATTGGCCTCTCGCCGGATTACGACAAGATTACGTTCTTCAACGCGGAGACGGGCGAGATTGACAGCCAGCCGTTGCCCAAAGAGATCGCCGCTGCGGTGCTGCGCGCCGCCGACAAGCTCTCGGACGCTGGGGCGCGCATTATTGAGAATGTGCCCATGCCGCACACGCGCTATGGCATTCCGGCCTATTTTGTGATCTCACGTGTGGAAGCCGCGTCCAACCTGCATCGCTTCGATGGCGTGAAGTACGGCTACCGCACGGCGCTGAAACCCAAGGATTTGCGGGACCTGTACCGCAAGACGCGTGCCGAAGGTTTTGGCCCGCAGCCCAAGTTGCGTATCCTGATGGGTATGTACGTCAGCGCGGCGCAATACAGCGAGCAGTACTATCACCGCGCCCTGCAAGTGCGCTCGCTGATTCGTGGTGACTTTGATACCGCCTTTGACGCCAATGGCACGCACAAGCTGGATGCCCTGCTGACCGCCACCACGCCCACCACCGCCTTCCCCGTGGGCGACATCTACGGCGACTCAGTGCTGATGCAATACGCCGACCAGTTGGCGGTGCCCGCAAACCATGCTGGTGTGCCGGCCATCTCGCTGCCCGCCGGGCTAAGTGGTGACAAGCTGCCGCTGGGTATCCAGTTGGTGGGGCCGGACTTTTCCGAGGCGACGCTGCTGCGCACCGCCCGCGCCTACGAAGCCGCCACTGAAGGCGATGCCTGGCGCAGTGAGCGGCCGCAGGTGCTGGCTAACATCTAA
- the trxA gene encoding thioredoxin — translation MSQLKPIDSHCFDADVLQAPKPVLVEFGAVWCQPCRLLEPVLEELAGEWGDTVTVAKLDVDEAAQLTQEYQVLSVPTVMLFKNGKIVERMTGYQPKDKIQSKVEPHIS, via the coding sequence ATGAGCCAACTGAAGCCGATTGATAGCCACTGCTTTGACGCCGATGTGTTGCAGGCCCCCAAACCCGTATTGGTGGAATTCGGCGCGGTGTGGTGCCAGCCCTGCCGCCTGCTCGAGCCAGTGCTCGAAGAATTGGCTGGGGAATGGGGCGATACGGTCACCGTAGCCAAGCTGGACGTTGACGAAGCTGCCCAACTCACTCAGGAGTACCAGGTGCTGAGTGTGCCCACAGTGATGCTGTTCAAAAACGGCAAGATCGTTGAACGCATGACTGGCTACCAGCCCAAAGACAAAATTCAAAGCAAAGTAGAGCCACATATCAGCTAG